A single Caldisericaceae bacterium DNA region contains:
- a CDS encoding fibronectin type III domain-containing protein, with protein THITDDVSLISSGVSKLTLPAAPTNFQANGIGKTIYMSWSHTKDCDGYKIYKWVKIGSIFNWSLVTTLDKNTLSYHTTVADYGVYLFKVTAYNASKDSAQSPTKNAYALKTPTGLTATPLSSTSIKLTWDPPNTNATQVVVKYSVNGLVYVLAGSFDLPLLDVTISSLTPATQYWFKIAAKRDSNNISSDSDPETAKTLPIDTAPTKPHGFGGVALTCNKVDLVGILPCRSD; from the coding sequence ACACACATATAACTGATGATGTTTCATTAATTTCCTCGGGTGTTTCAAAGCTCACTCTCCCAGCAGCTCCTACAAACTTTCAAGCAAATGGAATTGGCAAAACGATCTATATGTCATGGTCACATACGAAAGACTGCGATGGGTATAAAATCTATAAGTGGGTTAAGATAGGTTCTATTTTTAATTGGTCGCTTGTTACAACATTGGACAAAAATACCCTTTCCTATCATACTACCGTTGCTGACTACGGTGTCTATTTATTTAAAGTAACTGCCTACAATGCAAGCAAAGATTCTGCTCAATCCCCAACCAAAAATGCTTATGCTCTTAAAACACCCACAGGGCTTACGGCAACTCCTCTCTCGTCAACTTCTATAAAACTTACTTGGGACCCTCCTAACACAAATGCAACACAAGTTGTAGTGAAATATAGTGTAAATGGATTGGTTTATGTTTTAGCTGGATCTTTTGATCTCCCTCTTTTAGATGTAACGATCTCTTCGCTTACTCCAGCCACTCAATATTGGTTTAAAATAGCTGCAAAAAGAGACTCAAACAACATATCCAGTGATTCAGATCCTGAAACTGCAAAAACTCTGCCAATAGATACAGCACCAACCAAACCTCACGGATTTGGTGGAGTTGCTTTAACGTGCAACAAAGTTGACCTTGTGGGGATTTTGCCTTGTCGGAGTGACTAA
- a CDS encoding 2-oxoacid:acceptor oxidoreductase subunit alpha — MDLSIFIGGQAGEGIKRGSMLIGKVFNRFGYNVFILNDYGSIIRGGTDYSEVRVSNEEIYTSYNKFDYMFAFHMDVFEKYKDKQKENCSTFTDDKINFDSIIRSVDGQPFMKPSIVLGMLTYLLQIPVDFVIDVIKDDLKEHAPKNIELFMAGYNILKDKNEQHIHLLKGTNTPKPLLYGNDAIGLGGVKAGMKVYAAYPITPSSTLLEFLAKNAKRFNITAIQLEDEIAAINLALGSAYAGVPSMVGTSGAGIDLMGETISLAGAVEVPIVIVDVERVGPSTGAPTYTEQSDLNLVLNVGHGEFPRIVLAPGDIVEAFEVTAKAFQFAWWYQTPVFILSDKHISESAQNVLIPFSNNYPPLIKTFDQEEQHYKRYKLNEDGISPLAFPSMKDIIVHVNSSEHTEEGYSSSDPKNLISMKEKRLRKIKTIEEDFKLMKFINVFGKESDVAVVSFGSPKGAILEAIKDLYIKFIQVISLEPFPKEALLNELKDVKKIISIEQNSFGQFANILESKTGKSIYKRVLKYDGRPFNVWELRNIFKEVVK, encoded by the coding sequence ATGGATCTATCAATTTTTATAGGTGGCCAAGCAGGAGAAGGTATAAAAAGAGGTTCAATGCTTATTGGTAAAGTCTTTAATAGGTTTGGCTATAATGTCTTTATTCTAAACGATTACGGCTCAATTATAAGAGGTGGCACTGACTATTCTGAAGTAAGAGTTTCAAACGAGGAGATTTACACTTCCTACAATAAATTTGATTATATGTTTGCTTTTCACATGGATGTTTTCGAAAAATACAAAGACAAACAGAAAGAAAATTGCTCAACATTTACCGATGATAAAATAAATTTTGATTCAATTATAAGAAGTGTTGATGGTCAACCCTTTATGAAACCATCTATAGTATTAGGAATGTTAACTTATCTTCTCCAAATCCCTGTAGATTTCGTTATTGATGTGATAAAAGATGACTTAAAAGAGCACGCTCCTAAGAATATAGAACTGTTTATGGCGGGGTATAATATCCTCAAAGATAAAAATGAACAGCATATACACCTTTTAAAAGGAACTAATACCCCAAAACCTCTACTTTATGGAAACGATGCTATTGGTTTAGGAGGAGTTAAAGCAGGAATGAAAGTTTATGCGGCATACCCAATTACACCTTCTTCAACTCTTCTTGAATTTCTTGCAAAAAATGCAAAAAGGTTTAATATCACGGCAATACAACTTGAAGATGAAATTGCAGCAATTAACCTTGCCTTAGGAAGTGCATATGCAGGTGTCCCCTCTATGGTTGGCACATCTGGAGCAGGCATTGATCTTATGGGTGAAACCATTAGTCTTGCAGGTGCAGTTGAAGTCCCAATTGTAATTGTAGATGTTGAACGTGTAGGTCCTTCTACAGGAGCACCAACTTACACTGAGCAAAGCGATTTAAACCTTGTTTTAAATGTTGGACATGGTGAATTTCCTCGTATTGTCCTTGCACCAGGTGATATTGTTGAAGCATTTGAAGTTACAGCAAAGGCATTCCAATTTGCTTGGTGGTACCAAACTCCTGTATTCATCCTCTCTGATAAGCACATATCAGAAAGCGCACAAAACGTTCTAATACCATTTTCAAATAATTACCCACCTCTTATAAAAACTTTTGACCAAGAAGAACAACATTACAAAAGGTATAAACTTAACGAAGATGGCATTTCTCCTCTTGCCTTTCCTTCAATGAAAGATATTATAGTTCATGTAAACTCAAGTGAGCACACAGAGGAAGGCTATAGTTCAAGTGATCCTAAGAATCTAATCTCAATGAAAGAAAAACGATTAAGAAAGATAAAAACAATCGAAGAAGACTTTAAATTAATGAAATTCATCAATGTCTTTGGTAAAGAAAGTGATGTTGCTGTTGTATCTTTTGGTTCCCCAAAAGGAGCAATACTTGAAGCCATTAAAGACTTATATATTAAATTTATACAGGTAATTTCGCTTGAACCTTTCCCAAAAGAGGCACTTCTTAATGAACTCAAAGATGTTAAAAAAATTATTTCCATTGAACAAAATTCTTTTGGGCAGTTTGCAAACATTCTCGAAAGTAAAACCGGAAAAAGCATATACAAAAGAGTTCTAAAATACGACGGAAGGCCCTTCAATGTTTGGGAGTTAAGAAACATCTTCAAGGAGGTGGTAAAATGA
- a CDS encoding 2-oxoacid:ferredoxin oxidoreductase subunit beta, with amino-acid sequence MNLATDRKIQWCPGCGNFGIYNALKTVLEKEIENGTLKQEDITLVSGIGCYGYITNYYHLNSFHTIHGRVPPLATGIKLANPNLTVIGFVGDGDAFAEGMSHTIHAARRNTDIKLILHNNAVYGLTTGQFTPTSPHGFKSRSTPFGNPENPINPSLIMLLSNATFVARGFSADLKHLQYIFSEMLKHRGFAFVEVLQPCVTFNNTYQFYKERVYKVEDLNYDSSNLKSAVDLLMKDDEKIPTGILFRTNLETYEEQVALENYYLNRNEVPDLTEIINEFI; translated from the coding sequence ATGAATCTTGCAACAGATAGAAAAATACAGTGGTGCCCGGGCTGTGGAAATTTTGGTATCTACAATGCCCTTAAAACTGTCCTTGAAAAAGAAATTGAAAATGGCACTCTTAAACAAGAGGATATTACGCTTGTTTCTGGTATTGGCTGTTATGGTTATATTACAAACTACTACCACTTAAATTCCTTTCATACTATACATGGGCGAGTTCCTCCTCTTGCAACTGGCATTAAACTAGCAAACCCTAATTTAACTGTCATTGGTTTTGTAGGTGATGGCGATGCCTTTGCAGAAGGTATGTCCCATACGATACATGCAGCAAGAAGAAATACAGATATAAAGTTGATTTTACATAATAACGCTGTGTATGGTCTTACAACAGGGCAGTTCACTCCCACTTCCCCGCATGGCTTTAAAAGTCGTTCTACACCTTTCGGTAACCCTGAAAATCCTATAAACCCAAGTCTAATTATGCTATTATCAAATGCAACATTTGTAGCAAGAGGTTTTTCAGCTGACTTAAAACACCTTCAGTATATTTTTTCTGAGATGCTTAAACACCGTGGCTTTGCATTTGTAGAAGTGCTCCAACCGTGCGTAACTTTTAATAATACTTACCAATTCTACAAAGAGCGCGTGTATAAGGTAGAAGACTTAAATTATGATAGTAGCAACTTAAAGAGTGCTGTTGATTTACTTATGAAAGATGATGAAAAAATACCTACTGGTATTCTATTTAGAACAAACTTGGAAACTTATGAAGAGCAGGTTGCTTTAGAAAATTACTACCTCAATCGAAATGAGGTGCCAGATCTAACAGAGATAATTAACGAGTTTATATAA